A section of the Humulus lupulus chromosome 2, drHumLupu1.1, whole genome shotgun sequence genome encodes:
- the LOC133814615 gene encoding protein FAR1-RELATED SEQUENCE 5-like, which produces MANDMSEALTELNITNKLPQQLTKEDIINKHLPTVGHWIDFYYKYSQWMGFSVRKEDVSRDNENKEWQRKWVCSNQGFRREKWTNLKNRRKKPRAVTRTRCLALLRVNFDKFENSWVVKDFNPTHNHDLALKTDMQFLRSNRAVPDCMGAQVMSMRRSGIRTCHILNHLAAERGGHEYVPFLKKDLYNWIGRQRELEEEEETDAEGALGYLKCLGLRDPNFFETHTIDGEYRLADLFWADGISRDDYGRFGEIIAFDTTYKKNAYNKPLLLFVGVNHHFRTVVFAVALLYDEKEDSYIWLLEEFLQCMNNKLPQVVVTNGDKAMAKAIEKVMPNAVHRLCAWHLQKNVTINVPHPIFKTRFNELLYQYCTEEEFDESWSGLVTEFQLQDSQWAAITYNNRRSWAECFLRGNFFAGLRTTQRSESMNSYLSHFLTSKLKLKDLVGQVDKAIQSIRHTEREDDFISNNTWPSSLPTYYNNITSKLLQF; this is translated from the coding sequence ATGGCGAACGACATGTCGGAAGCACTCACAGAACTAAATATTACGAACAAGCTTCCACAACAATTGACAAAGGAAGACATTATAAACAAACACCTACCCACGGTTGGCCATTGGATAGATTTTTACTACAAATACTCTCAGTGGATGGGGTTTAGTGTTAGAAAAGAAGATGTCAGTCGGGACAATGAAAATAAAGAGTGGCAAAGAAAATGGGTTTGCTCTAATCAAGGGTTTAGGCGAGAAAAGTGGACAAACCTAAAGAACCGTAGGAAAAAACCTCGAGCTGTTACCCGCACACGGTGCCTAGCACTATTGCGCGTGAATTTTGACAAGTTCGAAAACAGTTGGGTAGTGAAAGACTTtaacccaacacataatcatgaCCTTGCTTTGAAGACAGATATGCAGTTCTTGAGATCTAACCGTGCTGTCCCAGATTGTATGGGTGCCCAAGTAATGTCAATGAGACGGTCGGGCATACGAACTTGCCACATATTGAATCACCTTGCTGCagaaagaggaggacatgagTATGTTCCGTTCTTGAAAAAGGACTTATACAATTGGATTGGACGACAAAGAGAGTTAGAAGAGGAGGAGGAAACAGATGCTGAGGGTGCCCTGGGATACTTGAAATGTCTTGGGTTACGTGACCCCAATTTTTTTGAAACACACACGATAGACGGGGAGTATAGGCTCGCTGACTTGTTCTGGGCCGATGGAATTTCGAGAGATGACTATGGACGTTTTGGGGAGATCATCGCATTTGACACAACGTACAAGAAGAATGCTTACAACAAACCCCTTCTTCTTTTTGTCGGCGTGAATCACCACTTTAGAACTGTTGTCTTCGCAGTGGCCTTGCTGTACGATGAGAAGGAGGACTCATACATTTGGTTGTTGGAAGAATTCCTTCAATGTATGAACAACAAATTGCCTCAGGTTGTTGTCACTAACGGAGATAAAGCTATGGCTAAAGCAATAGAGAAAGTCATGCCTAATGCTGTCCATCGTTTGTGTGCGTGGCACCTTCAGAAAAATGTTACCATTAATGTCCCTCACCCGATTTTCAAGACAAGGTTTAATGAGCTTCTATATCAATATTGTACAGAGGAAGAGTTTGATGAGAGTTGGAGTGGCTTGGTTACAGAATTTCAGCTACAAGATAGCCAATGGGCAGCCATAACATACAACAATAGAAGGAGTTGGGCAGAATGCTTCCTACGGGGTAATTTCTTTGCGGGCCTCAGAACCACCCAAAGGTCGGAGTCGATGAATTCTTAcctgtcacacttcttgacaagCAAACTTAAACTTAAAGACCTTGTTGGCCAAGTTGATAAAGCCATACAAAGCATACGCCACACAGAACGCGAAGATGACTTCATCAGTAACAACACATGGCCCAGTTCCCTTCCAACATACTACAACAATATTACCAGCAAGTTGCTTCAGTTTTGA